The genomic segment GCCCGTCAGTTCCGCCAAGATGAGTTTGTGTCTCAAGTGCAGGGTGCGCTCCAGCAAACCGGAGCCGACCCCAAACTACTCAAGCTCGAGCTGACGGAGAGCCTGCTGCTCACCGACACCCAGGATGCCATCATGAAAATGGCCGCCCTCAGGAGTCTGGGCGTGCGCTTTGCGCTGGATGATTTTGGAACCGGCTATTCATCGCTGTCGTATTTGAAAATGCTGCCCTTGCAGCAGCTCAAAATCGACCAGTCATTTGTGCGGGATGTGCTCACCGACCACAACGATGCGGCCATTGCCCGCACGGTGCTCGCCTTGGGGCGAAGCCTCGGCTTTGATGTGGTGGCCGAGGGGGTGGAAACCGAGGGGCAGCGCCAGTTCCTGCTAGATCAGGGCTGCACCTTGTTCCAGGGTTATCTGTTCGGCCGACCGGTGCCGGTGGCCGAGTTTCGCTTCAATTAAAAGGGGGCGTCTTCGCCGCTTGCAGCGGGTGCTGCTGGCTCAGGGGCGACCGGGTTGTCGGCTTCGATGGCAGCCTGACGTAGCGCCGCTTTTTCGCCGGCAGGGGCGAACTTGCTGTACTTGCCCAAAAGGCTGACCAACTGACCGTAGACGCGCGGGTTGCCGGCCAGGCACTCGTGCTGCTCCAGGAAATCAGCTTCACCGGTGAAGTTGCCTACCAGTCCACCGGCTTCGGTAACCAGCAAAGAGCCAGCTGCCACATCCCAAGGTTGCAGGCCGAGCTCAAAGAAGCCTTCGGTATAGCCGGCGGCCACATAGGCCAAATCGAGCGCAGCAGCGCCGGGGCGGCGCAGGCCAGCGGTGCGTTGCATCACATCGCCCATCATTTGCAGGTATTGGTTGAAGTTGTCACCCTGGCGGAAGGGGAAGCCGGTGGAAATCAGCGACTCTTTGAGCTGGGTGCGCTTGGAGACGCGGATGCGGCGGTCGTTCAGGTAAGCGCCACGGCCCTTGGTGGCGGTAAACAGGTCGTTGCGGGTGGGGTCGTACACCACGGCTTGCTCGACCTTGCCGCGCACCGCCAGAGCAATGCTCACGCAGTACACCGGCAGGCCGTGGATGAAGTTGGTGGTGCCGTCCAGCGGATCGATGATCCAGACGTATTCAGAGTCGCGGGCGCCGAATTCGCTGCCCGATTCTTCGGCGAGGATGCCGTGGCCGGGGTAGGCCGTCAGCAGGGTTTCTATGATCGCTTGCTCTGCAGCCTTGTCCACTTCAGTGACAAAGTCGTTGGCTTTTTTCTGTGACACGCGAACGGATTCGATGTCCAGCGCAGCGCGGTTGATGATGGAACCGGCGGTGCGGGCGGCCTTGATGGCCACGTTGGCCATGGGGTGCAGATTGAGCGTCATAAATTGTGGGGGAAGAACTGGAAGGACCGCTTGGCGATGC from the Rhodoferax potami genome contains:
- a CDS encoding inositol monophosphatase family protein translates to MTLNLHPMANVAIKAARTAGSIINRAALDIESVRVSQKKANDFVTEVDKAAEQAIIETLLTAYPGHGILAEESGSEFGARDSEYVWIIDPLDGTTNFIHGLPVYCVSIALAVRGKVEQAVVYDPTRNDLFTATKGRGAYLNDRRIRVSKRTQLKESLISTGFPFRQGDNFNQYLQMMGDVMQRTAGLRRPGAAALDLAYVAAGYTEGFFELGLQPWDVAAGSLLVTEAGGLVGNFTGEADFLEQHECLAGNPRVYGQLVSLLGKYSKFAPAGEKAALRQAAIEADNPVAPEPAAPAASGEDAPF